A stretch of the Drosophila sulfurigaster albostrigata strain 15112-1811.04 chromosome 2L, ASM2355843v2, whole genome shotgun sequence genome encodes the following:
- the LOC133850139 gene encoding uncharacterized protein LOC133850139, translating to MDQDLDFMINALSRSSSPLCNVFGREQLMEMRHSFIMLQRLLRSHPMDIGKDMDKNINHTRYPVRVKAGGNTDWNVPRATATELPSVVRTFQFPPRKMNKATQNSKSSVLSSSDRQLNITRSVTNAASESSDRPASCSENAQALVPYQLSQELVRYTPPSDNEDDDEDEDEAVTAGESETLCPNDSLSIVSLRIPMEMEYVWYNGDFGAESTDSEMTIIADGCNFILSN from the coding sequence ATGGATCAGGACTTAGACTTTATGATCAACGCTTTGTCGCGTTCCAGCTCGCCTTTGTGCAATGTTTTTGGTCGTGAACAGTTGATGGAGATGCGCCACAGTTTTATCATGTTGCAACGTCTGCTGCGTTCGCATCCCATGGACATTGGCAAGGACATGGATAAGAACATTAATCACACACGTTATCCGGTGCGTGTAAAAGCCGGTGGCAACACCGATTGGAATGTGCCACGTGCCACAGCCACCGAGTTGCCCTCCGTGGTGAGGACATTCCAATTTCCTCCTCGAAAAATGAACAAGGCAACGCAGAATTCGAAGAGTTCGGTGCTGAGCAGCAGTGACCGACAATTGAATATCACAAGAAGTGTTACGAATGCGGCAAGCGAGAGCAGCGATCGTCCGGCGAGTTGCAGTGAGAACGCTCAGGCTCTGGTGCCTTATCAGCTAAGTCAGGAGTTAGTGCGCTATACGCCACCAAGTGATAATGAAGATGACgacgaagatgaagatgaagctgTTACTGCAGGGGAATCCGAAACGCTGTGTCCCAATGATAGTTTGTCGATTGTCTCCCTTCGCATACCCATGGAAATGGAATACGTGTGGTACAATGGCGACTTTGGAGCCGAGAGCACGGACAGCGAGATGACCATCATTGCCGATGgctgcaatttcattttaagcaACTAA